One window of the Saccopteryx bilineata isolate mSacBil1 chromosome 2, mSacBil1_pri_phased_curated, whole genome shotgun sequence genome contains the following:
- the KRTAP27-1 gene encoding keratin-associated protein 27-1 has translation MPQSPCPLLRSSYNVPPLAAIVHGSNPISFDDGLFLPSSFHDRTWLLDKLETCRDTSCSKVLDHDQEMCTGSSGMQSACPPSIIQTTCSHSSPCRRTTHQSGSSSVMSKCASQPCQSGRSQQTGFVIQSGPPVSHVAKCCPPKTCVPKNCQTLECEPSQCHTQRPKPSPCRPLASVTPEPHLLEPSSDTYEPTCCVTGGWQLPDK, from the coding sequence ATGCCCCAGAGCCCCTGCCCCTTGCTCAGGAGCTCCTACAATGTCCCACCTCTCGCTGCCATCGTGCATGGCTCTAATCCTATAAGCTTTGATGATGGATTGTTTCTACCCAGCAGCTTCCATGACAGGACCTGGCTCTTGGACAAATTGGAGACCTGCAGAGACACCAGCTGCAGCAAAGTGCTTGACCACGACCAAGAAATGTGCACAGGGAGTAGTGGAATGCAAAGTGCCTGCCCTCCCAGCATCATCCAGACGACTTGTTCCCATTCCAGCCCCTGCAGAAGGACAACACACCAATCAGGAAGCTCCTCAGTCATGTCCAAGTGTGCATCTCAGCCTTGCCAATCAGGACGCAGCCAGCAAACAGGTTTTGTGATCCAGAGCGGTCCACCCGTGAGCCACGTGGCCAAGTGCTGCCCACCCAAGACATGTGTGCCTAAGAACTGCCAAACTCTGGAGTGTGAACCTAGCCAGTGCCACACTCAGAGGCCCAAACCCAGTCCCTGCAGACCTCTGGCCTCGGTCACGCCAGAGCCACACCTCCTGGAACCTTCTTCTGACACTTATGAGCCAACATGCTGTGTGACGGGTGGTTGGCAATTGCCTGATAAGTGA
- the LOC136325336 gene encoding keratin-associated protein 13-1-like, with product MSHSCCSGNFSSRSLRGYCHYPGSSCGSSYPSNLVYSTDLCSPSSCPQGSSLYSGCQEICWEPTSCQTSCSSPRTPTLCHPRWTTYPGSLGCGSGSSCSLGYGSRGCYPLSCGSSVCRPLGYRVCGFPSQSYRASSCRPTCFSSSSCQSPCYRAACRSGFYY from the coding sequence ATGTCCCACAGCTGCTGCTCTGGAAACTTCTCCTCGCGCTCCCTTCGGGGCTACTGCCACTACCCAGGCTCCTCCTGTGGCTCTTCTTACCCCAGCAACCTGGTCTACAGCACTGACCTCTGCTCCCCCAGCTCCTGCCCACAGGGCTCCTCTCTCTACAGTGGCTGCCAGGAGATCTGCTGGGAGCCCACCAGCTGCCAGACGTCCTGCTCCAGCCCAAGGACCCCCACGCTCTGCCATCCCCGCTGGACAACCTACCCTGGGTCTCTGGGCTGTGGGTCAGGCAGCAGCTGCTCCCTGGGATATGGATCCAGAGGATGCTACCCCCTGAGCTGTGGGTCCAGTGTCTGCAGACCCCTGGGCTATAGGGTCTGTGGCTTCCCTTCCCAGAGCTATAGAGCCAGTTCCTGCCGTCCAACCTGCTTTTCTTCTAGTAGTTGCCAGTCACCGTGTTACAGAGCAGCCTGTAGATCTGGCTTCTACTACTGA